The sequence CCAGCCCGGAACTCGAACGTCTGCGCCTCTCCTCCATCGATCCCCTCGATATCGACGCGGAGCTGGCGGCGCTTCTGGCCGGGGAGGAGCGGCTGATGCCCCACCTGCATCTCTCCATCCAGTCGGGCAGCGACCGGGTGCGCAAACGCATGGCCCGTCGCGGGGGAGGCCGGGAGGTCATCGAAAAACTCCGGGAGTTGACGGAGCGTCGCCCGGATCTGGTCTTGGGCGGGGACTTCATCGTGGGATTCCCCACGGAGAGCGAGGCGGACTTCGACGCCACCCTGGAGCTGGTGCGGGAGAGCGGTCTGTGCCTGCTGCATGTTTTTCGCTACTCCCCCCGTCCGGGCACCCCTGCGGCGCGCATTCCGCCACGCTTTCAGGTGTCCGGCGATATCCAGGTGGAGCGTTCCGCCCGTTTGCGGGCCGTGGGCCGGGCAGCCCTGCTGCAGCGCCTTCGGCAGCGGCTTGGGAGTACCGATACCCTTCTGGTCGAGGAGCGGATCCAGGGCCGTCTGCTCGGCAAGACGCCGGGTTTCCTTCCGGTCAGTGTCGCCGATCCGGACCTGCGGGATCGGCGCGGCCAGATCGTCGGCGTGAGGCTGTCGAGCGTCGATAGCGCGGAGGAAGGCTGGCTGGGTGAGGTGACGGAGTTATCCACAGAGTTATCCACAGCCTGTGGATAACTCTGTGGCATCTTTCGGGGGATTGAGGATTATTCCAAATAAAAACAGCCTGTTGTGCCGGAGAGGGTTTTCAACAGCCTTTCCCGGAAGGGTAAGTTATCCACAGAATCCTTGCCCAGGGGGATACTTCAACGCCGAAACGGCAGTTCCGGAATCTCGTAATCTTCTATGACGCGGAAGAACTCCTGCAAAAACCAGTTGGTCACCGCTTCGGTCTCTTTGGCGTAGTTCTCGCGGATCTTGTTCAGGCGGCCTTCGTGCAGCCGTTGGGTGGAGCGGGAGAAGGCGCCTTCCTGAGCCATGTCGCGGGAGTCCTGGCGCACCAGTTCGATGGTTTCGAAAACCGGGCTGTCGGCGCCGGGGGCGGAGGCGATTTCGCCGTAGGCTTCCAGTAGGGTGTGATAGGCCTCCTCCGGCAACGGCTCCGGGGGGGGCTTCGGCAGGCCCGCCTTGATGACGGTGATCGGGACTTCCGGCTTCTTGCGGCGCACCCCTTTCAGGGTATAGTCCTCGAAGGAGACCCACCATTCCGGCAGGGAGGCGAGATCCGGATGGGCAACGGAACGCTGTTTGGCGCCACGGACGCCCTCCACCAATGCTTGACGCAGGGGAACCCAACCGGCGGGGGTAGGCATATGGGACATTGGCGTCTCTCCTCTGGAAAGCGGTCTTCGGGAGCCCCGTGGGGCCTTGCAAGACGTATCGGCCGGAGAGACCCCGAAGTTTAATCTTTCCACTTCATGCTGCAGCCCATGGCCGGATTTTGGGGTTCCGCCACCGTTTTGCCCTCCAGCAAGGCTAGAATCGCCTCCCGCATCTCCTGACGGGTCACGGCATCTTCGTTGCGGGGGGAGTCGTCCAGCCGTCCCCGGTAACGCAGGGTGCGCTGGCTGTCGTAAACGAAAAAGTCCGGGGTGCAGACCGCGCCATAGCTTCGGGCCACCTCCTGGGTGGCATCCAGCAGATAGAGAAAGGGATAACCTTTCTGCTTGGCGCGTTTTTTCATATTGTCGAAACTGTCTTCCGGATAGGCCACCGTGTCGTTGCTGTTGATGCCGACAAAGCGTGCGCCCCGTGGTTGCAGCTCACGGGCCAGACGGATCAGCCGCTCCTCGATGGCCTGTACGTAAGGGCAGTGGTTGCAGATGAACATCACCACCAGCACCGCCTCCTGGGAAAAGTCGCTCAGACTCCAGGTGCGTCCGTCGACGCCGGGCAGGGAGAAGGGGGCGGCGGGGCTGCCGAGATCACCGGGGGGGGTGTGCAAAAGAGCCATGGCCGAACTCCTGGTTTCAAGAAGAAGGTGGATGGGAGGTGAACGCCATGATCTCGCCGATGGTTTCGACCCGCTCCAGCGCCATGAAGAGGCGATCCAGCCCGACGGCCACTCCGGCGCACTCCGGCATTCCGGCCTGTAGGGCCTGCAGGAAATCGCCATCGACGGGCAGGGGCGGCAGGGCGTTGTTGCCTCGCCAGAGGTTGGCCTCTTGGAGCCGTTGCGCCTGTTGAGAAGCGTCGGTCAACTCCTGATAGCCGTTGGCCAGCTCCAGTCCCCGCCAGTAAAGCTCGAAGCGTTGCGCCAGCGGGGGCTCGCCGGGGAGGATCCGGGACATGCCGGCGCGGCTTGCCGGGAACGCCGTCAGCAGTACCGGCGCGTCCAGGGCGTGCAAGGCGGGTTCGACCCGGGCGTTCAACAGCAGGTCCCACAGGGCTTCCCGGTCCAAATCCGAGGGAACGCCTTCCGGGAGCCGGGCGCGCATCTCCTCCGGGGAGGCCTCGAAGGGATCGAGGTCGGCGAACTCCTGGAAAGCCTCCCGAAAACTCCAGAAGAGAAACCGCTCCTGGGGCGAGAAGAGGCGAATCAGATCGCATACCTCCTCCATCAGGGCTTCCAGATCCCAGCCGGGGCGGTACCACTCCAGCATGGTGAATTCGGGGTTATGATGCTGACCCCATTCCCCGCGCCGGAAACAGCGGCTGATCTGAAAAACCGCACCGGAACCCGCCGCCAGCAGACGCTTCATGTGGACTTCCGGCGAGGGCAGCAGGTACCATGGACGTGCGTCTCCCGGAAAAGGGGAGGCGCAGCTTACCGGATCGATGTGGATTTCGGGGGCCAGAGCGGCCACCAGGAGGGGGGTTTCCACCTCCAGGAGGCCGCGTTCCTCGAAAAAGCTCCGTACCTGACGCATCCATTCCGCCCGACGGCGCAAGGCCTCGATGGATGGGCCGGGACGCCAGTCAGGATTTGGCACGTTCCACATACTCGCCGGTGCGGGTGTCCACCTTGATGCGATCCCCTTCGTTGACGAAGAGGGGCACCTTGACCACGACGCCCGATTCCAATGTGGCGGGTTTGGTGGCACCGGAGACGGTATCGCCCTTGATGCCCGGTTCGCACTGGCTGACCAGCAGAACCATGAACTGCGGCGGCATGACCGAAATGGCCTGTCCCTTCCACTGGGTGACCAGATAGGTCTCCTGCTCCTTGAGGTAATTGCGCACCTCGTCGATCTGGGACTCCGAAAGGGCGACCTGTTCGCAGGTTGCCGGCTCCATGAAGTGCCAGAACTTGCCGTCGTTGTACAGATATTGCATCTCCTTGTCGACCACGTCGGCCTTGTTGACCGTTTCGCCCGATTTGAAGGTCCGGTCGATCACCCGGCCATCGACGAGGTTCTTGATGCGGATTTTGGTGAAGGCCTGGCCCTTGCCGGGCTTGACGAACTGGGCGGAGACGATGATCCAGGGCGCGTCGTCGATATCGACCCGGGTGCCCTGGCGCAATTGGTTATGGTTGAGCATGGTTTCCTCGCGAGAACGGATGAAGGATAGGCTGTCACACCCATGAAATCTCTTCAATATATCACTCTTTCCCGCCCGGATCATCCCTTCCTGAACGAAGCCGAGGAACAGGCCCATCACCGTTTTCCCTTCCGGGTGCCCCTCTCGTTGTGGAAGCGGGTGGATTGGGCCGAAGAGGAGGATCCCCTGGTGCGTCAATGGCGTCCCGGTGGCGAGGAGTTGCGCGATGTGGAGGGTTTCGACCTCGATCCCCTGGGAGAGGAGGGGAGCAAAACCGTTCCCGGCCTGTTGGCCAAATATCCGGGTCGGGTGCTGATGCTGCTTTCCGCGCAGTGCGCCGTGCATTGCCGCTTCTGCTTCCGTCGCCACGGTCTGGGGCCGATCCCCACCACCCGTGAGGGTTGGCGCGGCACCTTGAACTGGATCCGGGAGCGCAGCTTCCTGAAAGAGATCATCTGGTCCGGGGGCGATCCCCTGATGCTGGCCGACGAGGAGTTGGCCTGGATGGCGGGGGAGTTGGGGGCCATGCCCCATTTGCAACGCCTGCGCATTCACACCCGCATGCCTTTGGTTTCGCCGGAGCGGGTGGGGGCCTCGCTGCTGGATTGGCTGAAGGGCATACGCCTGCAACCCTGGCTGGTGGTGCATTGCAACCACGCCGGGGAGTTGATGGGAGGTGGGGAACAGGCCCTGCGCCGTCTGGTGCGGGAGGGCATTCCCGTTCTCTCCCAATCGGTTTTGCTGCGGGGGGTCAACGACTCCCTGGAGGTGTTGGAAGAGCTGTTCAACCGGCTGGTCGATTGCGGTGTGCGGCCCTATTATCTGCATCTGCTGGACCGGGTGGCGGGAACCGCCCACTTCGAGGTGGGGCAGGAGGAGGGGCAATCGCTGCTGGCGGGCTTGCGCGCCCGGTTGCCCGGTTATGCGGTGCCGTTGCTGGCCCGTGAGGAACAGGGCCTCTCCGCCAAACGGATCATCTTTTGATGGGGAGCGCGGACGTGGTGGCACAATCGGGTTGGCGGCAGGATGTGGCGCTCTATTTCCATCCGCGGCTGTTGGGGGTCTTCCTGCTGGGTTTCTCCTCCGGCCTGCCCCTGGCGCTGACGGCGGGCACCCTGGCCCTGTGGCTGACGGAAGCCCGGGTGGACAAGACCACCATCGGTCTCTTCGCCCTGGCGGGGACTCCCTACACCTTCAAATTCCTCTGGTCGCCTCTCATCGACCAGTTGCCCCTGCCGGGTTTGACCCGGTTGCTGGGGCGTCGCCGCAGTTGGCTTTTGCTCCTGCAATTCGGCCTGATGCTGGCCATTCTCGCCCTGGGCGGGGCCGATCCCGCCGTCGATCCCAGTCGCACCGCCCTGCTGGCGCTGCTGGTGGCCTTTTTTTCCGCCAGTCAGGATATCGTCATCGACGCCTTTCGCGTGGAGTTGCTGCAACCGCGTCAATACGGCGCGGGAGCCGCCATGGTGGTGTTGGGCTATCGCGTCGGCATGCTGGCCTCGGGGGCCGGGGCGCTCTATCTGGCCACCTGGTACGGATGGGCCACCACCTACCTGGTCATGGCGGGCCTGATGTCCGTGGGCATGCTCACCGCCTGGTGGCTGCCGGAACCGGAGGTCAAGGAGGTTGCGGCGAGCCCCAGGGAGGGCGCTTC comes from Magnetococcales bacterium and encodes:
- the genX gene encoding EF-P lysine aminoacylase GenX, whose amino-acid sequence is MWNVPNPDWRPGPSIEALRRRAEWMRQVRSFFEERGLLEVETPLLVAALAPEIHIDPVSCASPFPGDARPWYLLPSPEVHMKRLLAAGSGAVFQISRCFRRGEWGQHHNPEFTMLEWYRPGWDLEALMEEVCDLIRLFSPQERFLFWSFREAFQEFADLDPFEASPEEMRARLPEGVPSDLDREALWDLLLNARVEPALHALDAPVLLTAFPASRAGMSRILPGEPPLAQRFELYWRGLELANGYQELTDASQQAQRLQEANLWRGNNALPPLPVDGDFLQALQAGMPECAGVAVGLDRLFMALERVETIGEIMAFTSHPPSS
- a CDS encoding AmpG family muropeptide MFS transporter, producing MGSADVVAQSGWRQDVALYFHPRLLGVFLLGFSSGLPLALTAGTLALWLTEARVDKTTIGLFALAGTPYTFKFLWSPLIDQLPLPGLTRLLGRRRSWLLLLQFGLMLAILALGGADPAVDPSRTALLALLVAFFSASQDIVIDAFRVELLQPRQYGAGAAMVVLGYRVGMLASGAGALYLATWYGWATTYLVMAGLMSVGMLTAWWLPEPEVKEVAASPREGASRRERLLAWGQRAVVEPFRDFMNRRGWLWILLFILLFKFGDALAGVMTGPFLVEIGFTKITIANVTKVFGLAATLLGSVAGGVLVNRLGILSALLWCGLLQMLSNLVFVGLAWWGAGQTEWLVAAIAAENLAGGMGTAAFVAYLSALCNQAFTATQYALLSSFMSFGRTLLASSGGWMASQMSWAGFFLGTTVA
- a CDS encoding thioredoxin family protein, producing MALLHTPPGDLGSPAAPFSLPGVDGRTWSLSDFSQEAVLVVMFICNHCPYVQAIEERLIRLARELQPRGARFVGINSNDTVAYPEDSFDNMKKRAKQKGYPFLYLLDATQEVARSYGAVCTPDFFVYDSQRTLRYRGRLDDSPRNEDAVTRQEMREAILALLEGKTVAEPQNPAMGCSMKWKD
- a CDS encoding KamA family radical SAM protein, whose product is MKSLQYITLSRPDHPFLNEAEEQAHHRFPFRVPLSLWKRVDWAEEEDPLVRQWRPGGEELRDVEGFDLDPLGEEGSKTVPGLLAKYPGRVLMLLSAQCAVHCRFCFRRHGLGPIPTTREGWRGTLNWIRERSFLKEIIWSGGDPLMLADEELAWMAGELGAMPHLQRLRIHTRMPLVSPERVGASLLDWLKGIRLQPWLVVHCNHAGELMGGGEQALRRLVREGIPVLSQSVLLRGVNDSLEVLEELFNRLVDCGVRPYYLHLLDRVAGTAHFEVGQEEGQSLLAGLRARLPGYAVPLLAREEQGLSAKRIIF
- the efp gene encoding elongation factor P, which codes for MLNHNQLRQGTRVDIDDAPWIIVSAQFVKPGKGQAFTKIRIKNLVDGRVIDRTFKSGETVNKADVVDKEMQYLYNDGKFWHFMEPATCEQVALSESQIDEVRNYLKEQETYLVTQWKGQAISVMPPQFMVLLVSQCEPGIKGDTVSGATKPATLESGVVVKVPLFVNEGDRIKVDTRTGEYVERAKS
- the mtaB gene encoding tRNA (N(6)-L-threonylcarbamoyladenosine(37)-C(2))-methylthiotransferase MtaB, coding for MIEKKKYGLAVVDMGCRVNQVEGEKLRLQGREQGWRLVSTPGEADVVVVNTCAVTAESERQARQAIRRLIREHPEVRVVVTGCYAQRDAAALEAMPGVAAVVPMAGKDRLLEDLAGAKPDPLPDGLPAPPVSTRTRHFLKVQDGCDHRCTYCVIPALRGAARSVSPEEVVAMAREARAQGNRELVLTGIDLGSYGRDIGTGLAFLVSELLRSSPELERLRLSSIDPLDIDAELAALLAGEERLMPHLHLSIQSGSDRVRKRMARRGGGREVIEKLRELTERRPDLVLGGDFIVGFPTESEADFDATLELVRESGLCLLHVFRYSPRPGTPAARIPPRFQVSGDIQVERSARLRAVGRAALLQRLRQRLGSTDTLLVEERIQGRLLGKTPGFLPVSVADPDLRDRRGQIVGVRLSSVDSAEEGWLGEVTELSTELSTACG